The Trichosurus vulpecula isolate mTriVul1 chromosome 4, mTriVul1.pri, whole genome shotgun sequence genome contains a region encoding:
- the MED8 gene encoding mediator of RNA polymerase II transcription subunit 8 — MQREEKQLEASVDALLNQVADLKSSLGSFICKLENEYDRLTWPSVLDSFALLSGQLNTLNKVLKHEKTPLLRNQVIIPLVLSPDRDEELTRQTEGRVPVFSHEVVPDHLRTKPDPEVEEQEKQLTTDAARIGTDAAQKQIQTLNKMCSNLLEKISKEERESESGGLRQNKQTFNPTDTNALVAAVAFGKGLSNWRPPGTSGPGQPGQPGAGTLLAGASGMQQVQMTGGSGQQQSTLLSGVQMAQASQPGKMPSGIKTNIKSASMHPYQR; from the exons ATGCAG AGGGAAGAGAAGCAGCTGGAGGCGTCAGTGGACGCGCTGCTGAATCAAGTGGCGGATCTGAAAAGCTCCTTGGGAAGTTTTATTTGCAAGCTGGAGAACGAGTATGACCGGCTCACCTG GCCTTCAGTCCTGGACAGCTTCGCTCTGCTCTCTGGTCAGCTGAACACCCTCAACAAGGTCCTCAAGCACGAGAAGACCCCATTGCTCCGGAACCAGGTTATCATTCCCCTGGTGCTGTCCCCGGACCGAGACGAAGAGCTCACG CGGCAGACAGAGGGCCGGGTTCCTGTCTTCAGTCATGAGGTGGTCCCTGACCACCTGAGAACCAAACCAGACCCAGAGGTGGAGGAGCAGGAGAAGCAGCTGACGACAGATGCAGCTCGAATCGGCACAGATGCTGCCCAG AAGCAAATTCAGACCCTGAATAAAATGTGCTCAAATCTACTGGAGAAAATCAGCAAAGAGGAACGAGAATCAGAAAGTGGAG GTCTCCGTCAGAATAAACAGACCTTCAACCCCACAGACACCAACGCCCTGGTGGCTGCAGTTGCTTTTGGTAAGGGTCTGTCCAACTGGAGACCTCCTGGCACCAGTGGCCCCGGCCAGCCAGGCCAGCCTGGGGCAGGGACCCTCCTGGCTGGAGCTTCAGGCATGCAGCAAGTTCAGATGACAGGAGGATCCGGCCAGCAGCAGAGCACCCTGCTCAGCGGAGTACAGATGGCGCAAGCCAGCCAGCCAG GTAAGATGCCAAGTGGCATCAAAACCAACATCAAGTCAGCTTCAATGCACCCCTACCAGCGGTGA